The Streptomyces phaeolivaceus genome has a window encoding:
- a CDS encoding NHL repeat-containing protein, whose amino-acid sequence MSTPEAGTGKRPNRYDATGDLRTTSARWEARRLNPPNPLWGSNGVAFGPDGRLYVAQFLAGQISAVDPGTGDVEVVVPMDSPVQSPDDLAFGADGSMYIADLVPGRVWRRSPAGEYSLVSDDITNPNGITCVGDRLFVNEMKFDGRLMELFPDGGDPVVLTEGLALGNAMQRGPDGHLYYPHMITGQVWRIPPDGGTPEVVTEDVHQPVAVRFDRGGVLHVVSRGVEGIVTRIDLHGSGTRTLVTSGLTGLDNAAFDAENRMFVSSYAAGGVSELHPDGRTRDLVPRGFDGPYGITVDLGGTVYAADHYRLASPAPDEVRTRLLLPFAHGITADGELLHYTSQFGAVLTHDPRSGTTRERARGLDRPIGIAVGPEGSLVVAEAGAGRVVSVDATATDTGTDRGTDPGSVTVLAEGLDRPTDVVFDARGRLHVSEERLGTVLRIETDGAGTAVVADGLGAPQGLAVLGDELFVVETGPRRLHAISLVTGERRIDAEDLPVGPPPGVVPRTEPSLFAGGMPGMARRFAGLAAAPDGTLLLSANGEGTVLRLIPKAGAAGAQPER is encoded by the coding sequence ATGAGCACTCCGGAAGCGGGTACGGGCAAGCGGCCCAACCGGTACGACGCGACCGGCGATCTCCGTACCACCAGCGCCCGTTGGGAGGCGCGGCGGCTCAACCCGCCCAATCCGCTGTGGGGTTCCAACGGGGTCGCGTTCGGCCCCGACGGGCGGCTGTACGTGGCGCAGTTCCTCGCCGGGCAGATCAGCGCCGTCGACCCGGGCACCGGGGACGTCGAGGTCGTCGTCCCGATGGACAGCCCGGTGCAGTCGCCGGACGACCTCGCGTTCGGCGCGGACGGCTCGATGTACATAGCCGACCTGGTGCCGGGCCGGGTGTGGCGGCGGAGCCCGGCGGGGGAGTACAGCCTCGTCTCCGACGACATCACCAACCCCAACGGCATCACCTGTGTCGGGGACCGGCTCTTCGTCAACGAGATGAAGTTCGACGGCCGGCTGATGGAGCTGTTCCCGGACGGCGGCGACCCGGTGGTGCTCACCGAGGGCCTGGCCCTGGGCAACGCGATGCAGCGCGGCCCGGACGGCCACCTGTACTACCCACACATGATCACCGGGCAGGTCTGGCGGATCCCGCCGGACGGCGGGACACCCGAGGTGGTCACCGAGGACGTGCACCAGCCGGTCGCGGTCCGCTTCGACCGGGGCGGTGTGCTGCACGTCGTCTCGCGCGGCGTCGAGGGCATCGTCACCCGGATCGACCTGCACGGGAGCGGCACCCGCACGCTCGTCACCAGCGGGCTGACGGGCCTGGACAACGCGGCGTTCGACGCCGAGAACCGGATGTTCGTCTCCAGCTACGCCGCCGGCGGCGTCAGCGAGCTGCACCCCGACGGCCGCACCCGCGACCTCGTGCCCCGGGGCTTCGACGGGCCCTACGGCATCACGGTCGACCTCGGCGGCACGGTGTACGCGGCCGACCACTACCGACTGGCGAGCCCCGCGCCCGACGAGGTGCGGACACGACTGCTGCTGCCCTTCGCCCACGGCATCACCGCCGACGGCGAACTGCTGCACTACACCTCGCAGTTCGGCGCCGTACTCACCCACGACCCCAGGTCCGGGACCACCCGCGAGCGGGCACGCGGCCTCGACCGGCCCATCGGGATCGCGGTCGGGCCGGAAGGCTCGCTCGTGGTGGCCGAGGCGGGCGCGGGCCGGGTCGTGTCCGTCGACGCCACCGCGACGGACACCGGTACGGATCGCGGTACGGACCCCGGATCCGTGACCGTGCTCGCCGAAGGGCTCGACCGGCCCACGGACGTGGTCTTCGACGCGCGGGGCCGCCTCCACGTCAGCGAGGAACGGCTCGGGACGGTCCTGCGGATCGAGACGGACGGCGCCGGGACCGCCGTGGTCGCCGACGGCCTCGGCGCACCGCAGGGGCTGGCGGTCCTGGGCGACGAGCTGTTCGTGGTGGAGACCGGGCCGCGCAGGCTGCACGCGATCTCCCTCGTCACGGGGGAGCGGCGCATCGACGCCGAGGACCTCCCGGTCGGACCGCCCCCGGGTGTCGTCCCGCGTACGGAACCGTCGCTGTTCGCCGGTGGCATGCCCGGGATGGCCCGTCGGTTCGCGGGCCTCGCCGCCGCCCCGGACGGGACCCTCCTGCTGTCGGCCAACGGTGAGGGCACCGTGCTGCGGCTGATCCCGAAGGCTGGGGCGGCCGGGGCTCAGCCGGAGCGGTAG
- a CDS encoding 4-carboxy-4-hydroxy-2-oxoadipate aldolase/oxaloacetate decarboxylase has translation MGGVIVTNPPKADPKDVEALGRYGVATVHEAMGRTGLLGTHLRPIQRDTRIAGTAVTVLSWPGDNLMIHAAVEQCGEGDILVVTTTSPSTDGMFGELFATALRRRGVRGLVINAGIRDTAELRAMDFPAWAAAVSPQGTVKATGGSVNVPVAVGGQLVHPGDVILADDDGVVVVPRTRARHTAEASEARERKEAAARAAFLDGQLGLDRYGLRETLVRLGVT, from the coding sequence ATGGGCGGCGTGATCGTCACCAACCCGCCGAAGGCGGACCCGAAGGACGTCGAGGCGCTCGGCCGGTACGGCGTCGCCACCGTCCACGAGGCCATGGGCCGCACCGGTCTCCTCGGCACCCACCTCCGCCCGATCCAGCGGGACACCCGGATCGCCGGCACCGCCGTCACGGTCCTGTCCTGGCCCGGCGACAACCTCATGATCCACGCGGCCGTCGAACAGTGCGGCGAGGGCGACATCCTCGTCGTCACCACCACCTCACCGTCCACCGACGGCATGTTCGGCGAACTCTTCGCCACCGCGCTCCGACGCCGGGGCGTACGCGGCCTGGTGATCAACGCCGGTATCCGCGACACCGCCGAACTGCGCGCGATGGACTTCCCCGCCTGGGCCGCCGCCGTCAGCCCCCAGGGCACGGTCAAGGCCACCGGGGGCTCCGTCAACGTCCCCGTGGCCGTCGGCGGCCAACTCGTCCACCCCGGCGACGTGATCCTCGCCGACGACGACGGCGTGGTCGTCGTCCCCCGCACCCGGGCCCGGCACACCGCCGAGGCCTCCGAGGCCCGCGAACGCAAGGAGGCCGCCGCCCGCGCCGCCTTTCTCGACGGCCAACTCGGCCTGGACCGCTACGGGTTGCGCGAGACGCTCGTACGACTCGGGGTGACCTAG
- a CDS encoding MFS transporter — protein sequence MPTRAADLFGAPRVSSLSSLSSLWFALPAAGVFPLSVRMPLGVTFLVVFLTGVFLNSAQSMIYATVSLRSTPENRATAVGWTSGTGRFGAVFGPWLGGRLLAAGNGDWGFTACALAGVSSMVFIGIASLRTSGRTPQDDPWKSLSPTG from the coding sequence CTGCCCACCCGCGCCGCCGACCTCTTCGGCGCCCCACGCGTCTCGTCCCTCTCGTCCCTCTCGTCCCTCTGGTTCGCGCTGCCCGCCGCCGGTGTCTTCCCGCTCAGCGTCCGGATGCCGCTCGGGGTGACCTTCCTGGTCGTCTTCCTCACCGGCGTCTTCCTCAACAGCGCCCAGTCGATGATCTACGCGACGGTCTCCCTCCGCTCCACCCCCGAGAACCGGGCCACGGCCGTCGGCTGGACCTCCGGCACGGGCCGCTTCGGCGCCGTCTTCGGACCCTGGCTCGGCGGCCGGCTCCTCGCCGCCGGCAACGGCGACTGGGGCTTCACCGCCTGCGCCCTCGCCGGAGTCTCCTCCATGGTCTTCATCGGCATCGCCTCCCTGCGGACGTCCGGCCGGACCCCGCAGGACGACCCATGGAAGTCCCTGTCACCGACGGGCTGA
- a CDS encoding alpha/beta hydrolase gives MSLLARPAVAALAAKAMQGLLALASRRASGPGSTAGWLARLPEYACATRELTVPTAYGPARAVLYLPSAEGAAPPPLHVNFHGGGYVMPQIELDDSLCRCIAVEAGVAVLNVDYVVAPQHPFPAAPRQAFEVVRWAAGHGDEHGWDGGRLSVGGQSAGGGLAAAVARQVLEEGGPSLALQVLHYPPLDLATAARDKRAAIARPMLRPWMADVFDSAYIPDPKRRVDPLASPAHPSDTAALKGIAPAFVVTAEYDLLKAEGVAYADRLRTAGALVGHHDVSGADHGYDNQDEARAREVYPLIAERVRRAFEETPSS, from the coding sequence ATGTCCCTTCTCGCCCGCCCTGCGGTGGCCGCCCTCGCGGCCAAGGCGATGCAAGGTCTTCTGGCGCTGGCGAGCCGCCGGGCCAGTGGGCCGGGCTCCACGGCCGGATGGCTCGCCCGCCTCCCCGAATACGCCTGCGCCACCCGCGAGTTGACCGTCCCGACGGCGTACGGCCCGGCCCGCGCCGTGCTCTATCTGCCCTCCGCCGAGGGCGCCGCTCCCCCGCCGCTGCATGTCAACTTCCATGGCGGCGGCTATGTCATGCCGCAGATCGAGCTGGACGACTCGCTGTGCCGGTGCATAGCCGTCGAGGCGGGCGTGGCCGTGCTCAACGTGGACTATGTGGTCGCCCCGCAGCATCCGTTCCCCGCGGCGCCCCGACAGGCGTTCGAGGTCGTCCGGTGGGCCGCCGGGCACGGGGACGAGCACGGCTGGGACGGCGGCCGGCTGTCGGTGGGCGGGCAGAGCGCGGGCGGTGGCCTGGCGGCGGCGGTGGCCCGCCAGGTTCTGGAGGAGGGCGGTCCTTCGCTCGCCCTCCAGGTGCTGCACTATCCGCCGCTCGACCTCGCGACCGCCGCCCGGGACAAGCGGGCCGCGATCGCGAGACCGATGCTGCGCCCGTGGATGGCGGACGTCTTCGACAGCGCGTACATCCCGGACCCGAAGCGGCGCGTCGATCCCCTGGCCTCGCCCGCGCACCCCTCGGACACCGCCGCGCTCAAGGGGATCGCTCCCGCCTTCGTGGTCACCGCCGAGTACGACCTGCTCAAGGCCGAGGGCGTGGCCTACGCCGACCGGCTCCGCACGGCCGGGGCCCTGGTCGGCCATCACGATGTCAGCGGGGCCGACCACGGCTACGACAACCAGGACGAGGCCAGGGCCCGCGAGGTGTATCCGCTGATCGCGGAGCGGGTGCGGCGGGCGTTCGAGGAGACGCCGTCGTCCTAG
- a CDS encoding MarR family winged helix-turn-helix transcriptional regulator yields the protein MSPSPLPSDPASPEVIEIERALTRITYLSTRARAHERLMSLAGVPLDRAAVALLRQIADSEPLRPGELANRLGVEASHVTRQVQQLQKTGYVTRVPDPDDRRAQRIELTPVGKQAIGRIREAGVRGMQMALSEWSPEELQQLAGLFHRMVDDFLTHANDVVEQEPVSAAGVD from the coding sequence ATGTCCCCATCACCGCTACCCTCCGACCCCGCTTCCCCGGAAGTGATCGAGATCGAGCGAGCCCTCACCCGCATCACCTACCTCAGCACCCGTGCTCGGGCGCACGAGCGGCTGATGAGCCTGGCCGGTGTACCGCTGGACCGCGCCGCCGTGGCCCTGCTGCGGCAGATCGCCGACTCCGAGCCGCTGCGGCCGGGGGAGCTGGCCAACCGCCTCGGCGTCGAGGCCTCCCATGTCACCCGCCAGGTCCAGCAGCTCCAGAAGACCGGCTACGTCACCCGCGTCCCCGACCCGGACGACCGCCGCGCCCAGCGCATCGAACTCACCCCGGTCGGCAAGCAGGCCATAGGCCGCATCCGTGAGGCCGGCGTCCGCGGCATGCAGATGGCACTGTCCGAGTGGTCCCCCGAGGAACTCCAGCAGCTCGCGGGCCTCTTCCACCGTATGGTGGACGATTTTCTGACGCATGCGAATGATGTGGTGGAGCAGGAGCCGGTGAGTGCGGCGGGTGTGGACTGA
- a CDS encoding NAD(P)/FAD-dependent oxidoreductase, protein MLDGEIIVIGGGYGGIRLAKQLDGVARVTLVDRKEVFFHRIAALRAGVREAWTWTPFVPYDRLLRNGRVVVGKAIDIDTGERQVRLATGERLPYDVVVIATGADYPEPARFLGTTAEEAGKTFAAHQESVAAAEHVLIVGGGPGGVELAAEVRLARPDARVTLAHAGAELLNSTGSKWAGRRALSWLEAHDVQVRLDSFVSPGPDFGTHRDGRGDLIEADLAFWTNGTTPNTLWLRLAGHGGWLNAAGQIKVDGMLRVDGQLDVFAVGDVNDVSELKISPVAFAQADVAAHNIRSYLTSSGKHRKEPRLYRSVRRTPLIVPLGPADGITLLPVPGGETAVLGARTSTLAKARTLMTPYVRRQLGY, encoded by the coding sequence GTGCTTGACGGCGAAATCATCGTGATCGGCGGCGGATACGGGGGCATCCGCCTCGCCAAGCAGCTGGACGGGGTCGCACGGGTCACCCTCGTGGACCGCAAGGAGGTCTTCTTCCACCGCATCGCCGCACTGCGCGCGGGTGTGCGCGAGGCCTGGACATGGACACCCTTCGTCCCGTACGACCGGCTGCTGCGCAACGGCCGTGTCGTGGTGGGCAAGGCGATCGACATCGACACGGGCGAGCGGCAGGTGCGGCTCGCCACGGGTGAGCGGCTGCCGTACGACGTGGTGGTGATCGCGACCGGCGCGGACTATCCGGAGCCGGCCCGTTTCCTGGGCACCACCGCGGAGGAGGCGGGCAAGACGTTCGCCGCGCACCAGGAGAGTGTGGCCGCCGCCGAGCATGTGCTGATCGTCGGCGGTGGGCCGGGCGGTGTGGAACTCGCCGCCGAGGTCCGGCTGGCCCGGCCGGACGCGCGGGTCACGCTCGCGCACGCCGGGGCGGAACTGCTCAACTCCACCGGCAGCAAGTGGGCCGGGCGGCGGGCCCTGAGCTGGCTGGAGGCGCACGACGTCCAGGTGCGGCTGGACTCGTTCGTCTCCCCCGGGCCCGACTTCGGCACGCACCGGGACGGCCGGGGCGACCTCATCGAGGCCGATCTGGCGTTCTGGACCAACGGCACCACACCGAACACGCTCTGGCTGCGGCTGGCCGGGCACGGGGGGTGGCTGAACGCGGCCGGGCAGATCAAGGTCGACGGCATGCTGCGGGTCGACGGGCAGCTGGATGTGTTCGCGGTCGGCGATGTGAACGATGTCAGCGAGCTGAAGATCTCCCCCGTGGCGTTCGCCCAGGCGGACGTCGCGGCGCACAACATCCGTTCGTACCTGACGAGTTCGGGCAAGCATCGTAAGGAGCCGCGGCTGTACCGGTCGGTCCGGCGGACCCCGCTGATCGTGCCGCTCGGGCCGGCCGACGGGATCACGCTGCTGCCGGTGCCCGGTGGGGAGACGGCGGTGCTGGGGGCGCGGACGTCCACGCTGGCGAAGGCGAGGACGTTGATGACGCCGTATGTCCGGAGGCAGCTCGGGTATTGA
- a CDS encoding phosphatase domain-containing protein: MTDNDRPLAVFDLDNTLADTAHRQRFLERKPRDWAAFFAAAPQDPPLAEGVALARESAEECEVMYLTGRPERCRRDTVDWLAAHGLPEGRLRMRRDNDRRPARRTKLEILRELSRTREIRVLVDDDLLVCEDAERAGFTVVRARWATASAALEVAQEREGRT, encoded by the coding sequence GTGACCGACAACGACCGGCCCCTCGCCGTCTTCGACCTCGACAACACCCTCGCCGACACCGCGCACCGGCAGCGGTTCCTGGAGCGGAAGCCCCGCGACTGGGCCGCGTTCTTCGCCGCCGCCCCGCAGGATCCACCGCTGGCGGAGGGCGTCGCGCTGGCGCGGGAGAGCGCCGAGGAGTGCGAGGTGATGTATCTGACCGGGCGCCCCGAACGCTGCCGCCGCGACACCGTCGACTGGCTGGCCGCGCACGGGCTGCCGGAGGGGCGGCTCCGGATGCGCCGCGACAACGACCGCAGACCGGCCCGCCGCACCAAACTGGAGATCCTCCGCGAGTTGTCGCGGACCCGCGAGATCCGCGTCCTCGTGGACGACGACCTGCTGGTCTGCGAGGACGCGGAACGGGCGGGCTTCACGGTCGTACGGGCACGCTGGGCCACCGCCTCCGCCGCGCTGGAGGTGGCGCAGGAGCGGGAGGGACGGACCTGA
- a CDS encoding dodecin — MTDHVYRVTEIVGSSGESVDHAIRNGVARAAQTLRNLDWFEVTQVRGHIENGQIAHYQVGLKVGFRLDDETD, encoded by the coding sequence ATGACCGACCATGTGTACCGGGTCACCGAGATCGTCGGCAGTTCGGGCGAGAGCGTCGACCACGCGATCCGCAACGGCGTCGCCCGCGCCGCGCAGACCCTGCGCAACCTGGACTGGTTCGAGGTGACGCAGGTCCGGGGCCACATCGAGAACGGACAGATCGCGCACTACCAGGTCGGCCTCAAGGTCGGCTTCCGGCTGGACGACGAGACCGACTGA
- the egtD gene encoding L-histidine N(alpha)-methyltransferase — protein MSPFRVTRTLPEDATDAALRADVLDGLTRTPKTLPPKWFYDARGSELFERITELPEYYPTRAEREILVGRAGEIAAASGARTLVELGSGSSDKTRHLLDAMPGLHTYVPVDVSESALRLAGEALTTERPGLDVHALIADFTAGLVLPETPGPRLVAFLGGTIGNLVPVERAAFLTAVRALLAPGDALLLGTDLVKDAGVLVAAYDDAAGVTAEFNKNVLNVVDRELGADFDPDAFEHVALWDAECEWIEMRLRSRVAQTVKIPALDLAVDFAAGEEMRTEVSAKFRRDGVRAELGSVGLELTHWWTDEEGRFALSLSRVG, from the coding sequence GTGAGCCCGTTCCGTGTCACCCGCACCCTGCCCGAGGACGCCACCGACGCGGCCCTGCGCGCCGATGTCCTGGACGGTCTGACCCGCACGCCGAAGACGCTGCCGCCGAAGTGGTTCTACGACGCGCGCGGCAGTGAACTGTTCGAGCGGATCACGGAGTTGCCCGAGTACTACCCGACCCGTGCCGAGCGGGAGATCCTCGTCGGCCGGGCCGGCGAGATCGCCGCGGCGAGCGGTGCGCGGACCCTGGTCGAGCTGGGGTCCGGCTCCTCCGACAAGACCCGGCATCTGCTGGACGCGATGCCGGGCCTGCACACGTACGTACCGGTCGACGTGAGCGAGAGCGCGCTGCGGCTGGCGGGCGAGGCGCTGACCACCGAGCGGCCGGGGCTGGACGTGCACGCCCTGATCGCCGACTTCACCGCCGGGCTCGTGCTGCCCGAGACACCCGGGCCGCGGCTGGTGGCGTTCCTGGGCGGCACGATCGGCAATCTGGTGCCGGTGGAGCGGGCGGCGTTCCTGACCGCCGTCCGGGCGCTGCTCGCGCCCGGGGACGCGCTGCTGCTGGGGACCGATCTGGTCAAGGACGCGGGGGTGCTGGTCGCCGCGTACGACGACGCGGCGGGGGTGACCGCCGAGTTCAACAAGAACGTACTCAATGTCGTCGACCGGGAGTTGGGGGCGGACTTCGATCCCGACGCCTTCGAGCATGTCGCGCTCTGGGACGCGGAGTGCGAGTGGATCGAGATGCGGTTGCGGTCCCGTGTGGCCCAGACCGTGAAGATCCCCGCGCTCGACCTGGCGGTCGACTTCGCCGCCGGTGAGGAGATGCGGACGGAGGTGTCGGCGAAGTTCAGGAGGGACGGGGTGCGGGCCGAACTGGGTTCTGTCGGGCTGGAGTTGACGCATTGGTGGACGGATGAGGAAGGGCGGTTCGCACTGTCGTTGAGCCGGGTCGGGTAG
- the egtC gene encoding ergothioneine biosynthesis protein EgtC yields MCRHIAYLGPESALGGVLVDPPHALFRQSWAPRRQRYGTVNADGFGVGWYAEGDPVPGRYRRAGPIWGDQSFADLARVVRSGALLAAVRDATVAGADDEAAAAPFAAGAWLFSHNGAVAGWPRSLAHLADGLPAVELLSMEARNDSALVWALVLNRLRAGDEEGQALADTVLEVARAAPGSRLNLLLTNGETIAATAWGDTLWYLAEPGRSTVVASEPYDDDPHWVEVPDRTLLAASRTDVLLTPLKEPEDAIRPTDDETASASPKETSA; encoded by the coding sequence ATGTGCCGTCATATCGCGTATCTCGGGCCGGAGTCGGCGCTGGGCGGAGTCCTGGTGGACCCGCCGCACGCGCTGTTCCGGCAGTCGTGGGCGCCCCGGCGCCAGCGGTACGGGACGGTCAACGCCGATGGTTTCGGGGTCGGTTGGTACGCCGAGGGCGACCCGGTGCCGGGCCGCTACCGGCGGGCCGGGCCGATCTGGGGCGACCAGTCCTTCGCCGATCTCGCCCGGGTGGTCCGCAGCGGGGCGCTGCTGGCCGCCGTACGGGACGCGACGGTGGCGGGCGCCGACGACGAGGCCGCGGCGGCGCCGTTCGCCGCCGGGGCATGGCTGTTCAGCCACAACGGGGCGGTCGCCGGATGGCCCCGGTCGCTGGCGCATCTCGCCGACGGGCTGCCCGCCGTGGAACTGCTGTCGATGGAGGCCCGCAACGACTCCGCGCTCGTGTGGGCGCTGGTCCTGAACCGGCTGCGGGCCGGCGACGAGGAGGGCCAGGCGCTGGCCGACACGGTCCTGGAGGTCGCCCGCGCGGCCCCCGGCTCGCGGCTCAATCTGCTGCTCACCAACGGCGAGACCATCGCGGCGACGGCCTGGGGCGACACGCTCTGGTATCTCGCCGAGCCCGGCCGCAGCACGGTCGTGGCGTCCGAGCCGTACGACGACGATCCGCACTGGGTGGAGGTCCCGGACCGCACGCTGCTCGCGGCGAGCCGGACGGATGTGCTGCTCACCCCGCTCAAGGAGCCGGAGGACGCCATCCGCCCGACCGACGACGAGACAGCCTCCGCAAGCCCGAAGGAGACTTCCGCGTGA